From a single Pelmatolapia mariae isolate MD_Pm_ZW linkage group LG20, Pm_UMD_F_2, whole genome shotgun sequence genomic region:
- the dtx3 gene encoding probable E3 ubiquitin-protein ligase DTX3 isoform X3, producing MSVSAGQGSDEVLVSQAVWDYLTAAGRPWLIDFQHKQGMSAGIIRRGERGGCCAVRLQPVEGSRSVGAGVMDGPISSETRKAFIDLCRCARKEMSKQEGGSKRKRALLPCVGVLEQNGEGSLLQPPPPQPRRSQRQQQRFKKPVDEEACVMLHEAAQRKDVDSSMASHGETEDSNTCSICMGDIVEKTTLEKCGHSFCRSCLDQAFKVKKACPVCRLVYGQLIGNQPANGSMIVERDPDLELPGHEGYGCICIIYSFPPGLQSPEHPNPGVRYPGTDRVAYLPDSPEGNRVLGLLRRAFEQRLIFTIGTSMTTGMQNVITWNDIHHKTSIWGGPRCFGYPDPTYLVRVTEELREKGITAD from the exons ATGAGTGTGAGTGCTGGCCAGGGCAGTGATGAGGTGCTGGTTTCACAGGCAGTGTGGGATTACCTGACTGCAGCTGGGCGGCCCTGGCTCATTGACTTCCAGCACAAGCAGGGGATGAGTGCTGGTATCATTAGGCGAGGAGAGAGGGGGGGCTGCTGTGCTGTTCGGCTGCAGCCGGTGGAAGGCTCGAGGAGCGTCGGGGCTGGTGTGATGGATGGACCCATCTCCAGCGAGACGCGAAAAGCTTTCATTGACTTATGCCGTTGTGCCCGCAAAGAAATGAGCAAACAGGAGGGGGGATCCAAGAGGAAGAGGGCTCTGCTGCCCTGTGTGGGAGTCCTGGAGCAGAACGGAGAGGGGAGCCTGCTCCAGCCTCCACCTCCCCAGCCTCGGCGCTCCCAGAGACAGCAGCAGAGGTTCAAGAAGCCTGTTGACGAGGAGGCGTGCGTCATGCTCCACGAGGCTGCCCAGAGGAAAGATGTGGACTCCAGCATGGCTTCCCACGGTGAAACTGAGGACAGTAATACTTGCTCGATCTGCATGGGGGACATAGTGGAGAAGACTACCCTGGAAAAATGTGGCCATTCTTTCTGTCGCTCTTGCCTGGATCAAGCCTTTAAAGTGAAGAAAGCCTGTCCCGTCTGTCGGCTCGTGTATGGGCAGCTGATTGGGAATCAGCCTGCCAATGGCTCGATGATTGTAGAGCGAGATCCTGATCTGGAGCTTCCTGGCCATGAAGGCTATGGGTGTATCTGCATCATCTACAGCTTCCCTCCTGGCTTACAGTCG CCAGAACATCCCAACCCGGGTGTGCGGTACCCAGGAACAGACCGTGTGGCCTACCTCCCTGACAGCCCTGAGGGGAACCGTGTGCTGGGCCTGCTACGCCGGGCCTTTGAACAGCGCCTTATCTTCACCATCGGTACCTCCATGACTACGGGCATGCAAAACGTCATCACCTGGAATGACATTCACCACAAGACCTCAATATGGGGCGGGCCACGCTG TTTCGGCTATCCTGACCCCACGTACTTGGTGCGAGTGACAGAGGAGCTCAGAGAGAAGGGCATCACAGCGGACTGA
- the ptges3a gene encoding prostaglandin E synthase 3 — MQPAAAKWYDRRESVFVEFCVEDSKDVQVNFDKSKFSFSCVSGTDDIKHQNAVELFGEIDPKESKHRRTDRSVLCCLRKAEPGKSWPRLTKDKAKCNWLSVDFNNWKDWEDDSDEDLSSFDKFSEMMNSMGGDDLPDLDGADDEHESADSDDEKMPDLE; from the exons at GCAGCCTGCAGCAGCCAAGTGGTATGACAGACGAGAGTCTGTCTTTGTAGAGTTTTGCGTGGAAGACAGTAAAGATGTGCAAGTAAACTTTGACAAGTCAAAATTCAGTTTCAG CTGTGTCAGTGGAACAGATGATATCAAACACCAGAATGCAGTGGAGCTTTTTGGGGAGATTGACCCTAAA GAATCCAAACACAGACGCACTGACAggtctgtgttgtgttgtttacGAAAAGCAGAGCCTGGGAAGTCATGGCCAAGACTTACCAAAGACAAGGCAAAG TGCAACTGGCTAAGTGTGGATTTCAATAATTGGAAAGACTGGGAAGATGACTCAGATGAGGACTTGTCAAGTTTTGATAAATTCTCAGAG ATGATGAATAGCATGGGTGGGGATGATCTACCAGATTTAGATGGAGCAGATGATGAG cACGAGTCTGCAGACAGCGATGATGAAA aaatgcctgatCTTGAGTAG
- the mipa gene encoding major intrinsic protein of lens fiber a: MWEFRSMSFWRAVFAEFYGTMFFVFFGLGAALRWTTGPHNVLHVAFCFGLAAATFIQSIGHISGGHINPAVTFAYLIGSQMSLFRAFFYIIAQCLGALAGAAVLYGVTPNNMRGNLALNTLQPGISLGMATTIEIFLTLQLVVCIFAVTDERRNGRLGSAALAIGFSVLMGHLLGMYYTGAGMNPARSFAPAVLVRNFVNHWVYWVGPMIGGAMGALLYDFMLFPRFRGLSERLATLKGARPPEADGQQETRGEPIELKTQAL; the protein is encoded by the exons ATGTGGGAGTTCAGGTCCATGTCTTTCTGGCGGGCGGTGTTTGCTGAGTTCTATGGCACAATGTTCTTCGTGTTCTTCGGACTGGGGGCGGCCCTCCGCTGGACCACCGGGCCCCATAATGTTCTTCATGTTGCCTTTTGCTTTGGTTTGGCGGCCGCCACTTTCATCCAGTCTATTGGCCACATCAGTGGAGGACACATCAACCCAGCCGTTACCTTTGCCTACCTGATTGGCTCTCAGATGTCCCTGTTCCGTGCTTTCTTCTACATCATTGCCCAGTGTCTCGGAGCGCTGGCTGGTGCTGCTGTGCTCTATGGGGTCACACCCAACAACATGCGGGGAAACTTGGCACTGAACACG CTGCAGCCAGGCATCAGCTTGGGCATGGCCACCACAATTGAGATTTTCCTCACCCTCCAGCTTGTCGTCTGCATCTTTGCTGTGACAGATGAGAGACGCAACGGACGCCTGGGCTCTGCTGCTTTGGCCATTGGCTTCTCTGTGCTCATGGGGCATCTTCTTGGG ATGTACTACACTGGAGCAGGAATGAACCCTGCAAGGTCCTTTGCTCCAGCTGTTCTGGTCAGGAATTTTGTCAACCATTGG GTGTACTGGGTGGGTCCTATGATTGGTGGTGCCATGGGTGCCTTGCTGTATGACTTCATGCTGTTCCCTCGTTTCCGTGGCCTCTCCGAGAGGCTCGCCACACTGAAGGGCGCCCGACCCCCAGAGGCCGACGGCCAGCAGGAGACCAGGGGAGAGCCCATCGAGCTCAAGACACAGGCCCTATAA
- the dtx3 gene encoding probable E3 ubiquitin-protein ligase DTX3 isoform X1, with product MKRRNKLSDCKRRSHVSSDEMSVSAGQGSDEVLVSQAVWDYLTAAGRPWLIDFQHKQGMSAGIIRRGERGGCCAVRLQPVEGSRSVGAGVMDGPISSETRKAFIDLCRCARKEMSKQEGGSKRKRALLPCVGVLEQNGEGSLLQPPPPQPRRSQRQQQRFKKPVDEEACVMLHEAAQRKDVDSSMASHGETEDSNTCSICMGDIVEKTTLEKCGHSFCRSCLDQAFKVKKACPVCRLVYGQLIGNQPANGSMIVERDPDLELPGHEGYGCICIIYSFPPGLQSPEHPNPGVRYPGTDRVAYLPDSPEGNRVLGLLRRAFEQRLIFTIGTSMTTGMQNVITWNDIHHKTSIWGGPRCFGYPDPTYLVRVTEELREKGITAD from the exons ATGAAGAGGAGAAACAAATTATCTGACTGTAAAAGGCGGTCACACG TTTCCTCTGATGAGATGAGTGTGAGTGCTGGCCAGGGCAGTGATGAGGTGCTGGTTTCACAGGCAGTGTGGGATTACCTGACTGCAGCTGGGCGGCCCTGGCTCATTGACTTCCAGCACAAGCAGGGGATGAGTGCTGGTATCATTAGGCGAGGAGAGAGGGGGGGCTGCTGTGCTGTTCGGCTGCAGCCGGTGGAAGGCTCGAGGAGCGTCGGGGCTGGTGTGATGGATGGACCCATCTCCAGCGAGACGCGAAAAGCTTTCATTGACTTATGCCGTTGTGCCCGCAAAGAAATGAGCAAACAGGAGGGGGGATCCAAGAGGAAGAGGGCTCTGCTGCCCTGTGTGGGAGTCCTGGAGCAGAACGGAGAGGGGAGCCTGCTCCAGCCTCCACCTCCCCAGCCTCGGCGCTCCCAGAGACAGCAGCAGAGGTTCAAGAAGCCTGTTGACGAGGAGGCGTGCGTCATGCTCCACGAGGCTGCCCAGAGGAAAGATGTGGACTCCAGCATGGCTTCCCACGGTGAAACTGAGGACAGTAATACTTGCTCGATCTGCATGGGGGACATAGTGGAGAAGACTACCCTGGAAAAATGTGGCCATTCTTTCTGTCGCTCTTGCCTGGATCAAGCCTTTAAAGTGAAGAAAGCCTGTCCCGTCTGTCGGCTCGTGTATGGGCAGCTGATTGGGAATCAGCCTGCCAATGGCTCGATGATTGTAGAGCGAGATCCTGATCTGGAGCTTCCTGGCCATGAAGGCTATGGGTGTATCTGCATCATCTACAGCTTCCCTCCTGGCTTACAGTCG CCAGAACATCCCAACCCGGGTGTGCGGTACCCAGGAACAGACCGTGTGGCCTACCTCCCTGACAGCCCTGAGGGGAACCGTGTGCTGGGCCTGCTACGCCGGGCCTTTGAACAGCGCCTTATCTTCACCATCGGTACCTCCATGACTACGGGCATGCAAAACGTCATCACCTGGAATGACATTCACCACAAGACCTCAATATGGGGCGGGCCACGCTG TTTCGGCTATCCTGACCCCACGTACTTGGTGCGAGTGACAGAGGAGCTCAGAGAGAAGGGCATCACAGCGGACTGA
- the dtx3 gene encoding probable E3 ubiquitin-protein ligase DTX3 isoform X2, translating into MGSQVSSDEMSVSAGQGSDEVLVSQAVWDYLTAAGRPWLIDFQHKQGMSAGIIRRGERGGCCAVRLQPVEGSRSVGAGVMDGPISSETRKAFIDLCRCARKEMSKQEGGSKRKRALLPCVGVLEQNGEGSLLQPPPPQPRRSQRQQQRFKKPVDEEACVMLHEAAQRKDVDSSMASHGETEDSNTCSICMGDIVEKTTLEKCGHSFCRSCLDQAFKVKKACPVCRLVYGQLIGNQPANGSMIVERDPDLELPGHEGYGCICIIYSFPPGLQSPEHPNPGVRYPGTDRVAYLPDSPEGNRVLGLLRRAFEQRLIFTIGTSMTTGMQNVITWNDIHHKTSIWGGPRCFGYPDPTYLVRVTEELREKGITAD; encoded by the exons ATGGGATCACAAG TTTCCTCTGATGAGATGAGTGTGAGTGCTGGCCAGGGCAGTGATGAGGTGCTGGTTTCACAGGCAGTGTGGGATTACCTGACTGCAGCTGGGCGGCCCTGGCTCATTGACTTCCAGCACAAGCAGGGGATGAGTGCTGGTATCATTAGGCGAGGAGAGAGGGGGGGCTGCTGTGCTGTTCGGCTGCAGCCGGTGGAAGGCTCGAGGAGCGTCGGGGCTGGTGTGATGGATGGACCCATCTCCAGCGAGACGCGAAAAGCTTTCATTGACTTATGCCGTTGTGCCCGCAAAGAAATGAGCAAACAGGAGGGGGGATCCAAGAGGAAGAGGGCTCTGCTGCCCTGTGTGGGAGTCCTGGAGCAGAACGGAGAGGGGAGCCTGCTCCAGCCTCCACCTCCCCAGCCTCGGCGCTCCCAGAGACAGCAGCAGAGGTTCAAGAAGCCTGTTGACGAGGAGGCGTGCGTCATGCTCCACGAGGCTGCCCAGAGGAAAGATGTGGACTCCAGCATGGCTTCCCACGGTGAAACTGAGGACAGTAATACTTGCTCGATCTGCATGGGGGACATAGTGGAGAAGACTACCCTGGAAAAATGTGGCCATTCTTTCTGTCGCTCTTGCCTGGATCAAGCCTTTAAAGTGAAGAAAGCCTGTCCCGTCTGTCGGCTCGTGTATGGGCAGCTGATTGGGAATCAGCCTGCCAATGGCTCGATGATTGTAGAGCGAGATCCTGATCTGGAGCTTCCTGGCCATGAAGGCTATGGGTGTATCTGCATCATCTACAGCTTCCCTCCTGGCTTACAGTCG CCAGAACATCCCAACCCGGGTGTGCGGTACCCAGGAACAGACCGTGTGGCCTACCTCCCTGACAGCCCTGAGGGGAACCGTGTGCTGGGCCTGCTACGCCGGGCCTTTGAACAGCGCCTTATCTTCACCATCGGTACCTCCATGACTACGGGCATGCAAAACGTCATCACCTGGAATGACATTCACCACAAGACCTCAATATGGGGCGGGCCACGCTG TTTCGGCTATCCTGACCCCACGTACTTGGTGCGAGTGACAGAGGAGCTCAGAGAGAAGGGCATCACAGCGGACTGA